GTAATTATGAAAACAAATGTTCATGCTCAACGTCAAACCTTTTGAATACATGATAGGTTTTAGTCTTTTCTTCAGAAGTTATAAACATAGAGATGGTTATTGTTTTTTTTCCAGAGATATTGGACTTATTTTTGAGTTGCAACTTATACATTGAAATTTACTTTTGGTACCAAACAGGCTCTTGGATCTCACGGCATCATATGCTTGGAAGACCTTGTGCATGAAATTGCCACTGTTGGGCCACACTTCCGGGACGCGTCAAAGTTCCTCATGCCCTTCAAGCTCAAGTGTCCAGAGAGGAGGCTGCAGATGAAGAAGAAGCCCTACAAGGATGGTGGTGACTCAGGCGACCGAGGCGACAAAATCAACGAACTAATTGAGAAGTTGAACTAAAACGGAGCTTGTTTCAAGTTGTCGTTTGCGAATGAGTGATGGATTTGTTATCTTATCAGTTTTGTACTAGCATAGCTGGATGTACCGTTAACTTTGCAACGTTATCTGAATTCGTGCCATCAGATCGTGAAATAGCAGAAGCTGCTTTCATCGTCCCCTGTCTTCTGCTTGATATGTGCCTTGATGTGTCAGTATATCGCACTGAAAAAAGGTTCATTATCATATTTGCTACTTCTTTCGTTTTAAAATGTAGATCGTTTTAATAAATCTAGACATATAATTTTGTTTTGGCAAAactagatatataattttttatgaAAAACTATATATCTAGAATTGTCAAAATATTATACAATTTGGAATGGAATGGAGGAAGCGTATATCTAGAATTGTTAAAACGACGTACAATTTGGAATGGAACGGAGGGAGCATGTTGTAGTGAGCTAGTGTTAGTTGCATTGAGCGTGTCCTGATCCCTCTGCTCTAGGTGATACTGCCCTATCTGCATATCATCGCACTACCATACATGTTACATTGCATCCGGCTTGTCAAAATTCCTGTGCATGGATCCATTGTTGGTTGGTTCCTGTGCATGGATCCAGGTTGGTGGTTGATGCGCGAACGGGGAAGATGGCCGGCGACGCTGGGTGCCGTTCAGTGTTCAACACAGCATCTACCTGCGTGGCTGGTGTCTTTGCCTAACCCAGCTCCCCACTTCCAAACGAACCCTCACATTGGCTGTACTCGAGTCGAGCCCACCCTCCGCTTTGTCCCCCCAGGTCCGGGCGCCGCCGGGGCGGAGAGAATGGCCTCcgcggcgtcggcgccggtgTTCGAGAGGGTGGCCGGGATCCGAGCCATCGCCGAGTCCAGCCGCTTTAAGGCAAGCTCTTTCCCCACTTCCCAGGAACAGGTTACCGGCTTTATTCGCAAAATTTTGCCCTTTGTGGGACGCCGATTCCGATCGCCAGATCACGAATTCGGTATAGAAATCGCCTTATCATTGTAGGAATTAGAACCTGTGACTTGCGATTCGCTACTGCCGCATACTCATTTGCTTACAGCTAAATCGGTCTCGTAGGCCTGGTTCTTGGACCAGTTCGGCGTCCTTCACGACGGCAAGAAGCCGTACCCCGGCGCCATTTTGGCATGTATGTTGGCACAGGCATTTTCAGCTTGTATTGTCGTGTTTGTCTCCTTTGTGCTCAGGTTCTGCTACTTACGTGAACTATTAGCTGGTGGTTGCAGTGGAGAAGCTCGCGGTGAATGGGGCGAAGATGGTGATAATCAGCAATTCCTCTAGGCGGTCGTCTGTGACAATGGATAAGCTGAAGAGCCTGGGTTTCGATACATCTTGTTTCCTTGCGACCATCACCAGTGGGGAGCTCACACATCAACACCTTCTCAAGTAAGCCTCCTGTGGACTCTATCTTCAGATACCATTGTTCCCCACTGTCTCCTCTATGAATGTAAAATCCGACACATGACATTAGCATGATATGCttagagttttttttttgaaagggaTATGCTTAGAGTTACTTTATCATTTACTGGTCTTTTTATGGTTTTTTTTATTTGGACTGCACAGAGCAAGCAATGCTTATGATTGCGTACTACCAAGTAGAGGAGTTTCTTTTCTTCTACTTAGTTGGAAACTAGATCTTGAAACAATATGTTTTCATTCAATGACATGAATATAGGAGGAATGATCCATGGTTTGCTGCCCTTGGAAGAAAGTGTATCCATATCACCTGGGGCAATCGTGGCGCAATTTCTCTAGAGGTGTGTTGTCCTACCACTTCTCCTTCAGAATTGGAATGGTCGATCTAATAAATATTTCCTTTTTCCCTTACTAGGGTCTTGGTTTGCAAGTTGTGAACAATGTTGATGATGCAGAGTTTATATTAGCCCATGGTACTGAAGCCCTTGGTTCACCTTCCGGTGACCCTCTTCCCAAAAGTCTTGAGGAGCTTGAGCAGGTTCTAATGCTTGGCCTAGAAAGGCGACTTCCAATGGTGGTAGCTAATCCAGATTATGTCACTGTCGAAGCTCGAGATCTACGTGTCATGCCTGGTATGATCATGACATAAAGTATTAGGTTGTTTAACTTAAAATGGATCTGTATGGCTGCGCTACCAATTTAGATATTGTTTATTTCTGGAGTATTATATAAAGCTTTTGCTCACTATGTAAGCCTATGTTGCCTTTCACTCGTAAATTTCTGGTTATTCACACAAATGGTAAACTCTGTCTTTTAGGCACTCTGGCAGCTAAATATGAGAATCTTGGTGGTGAAGTGAAATGGATGGGGAAGCCTGATGAGGTATTCAACTAATCATTGCATGTCTACTTTATGTAGAAGATTAAGAACAATTCAACTACTTGAGAAAAAAGAAAACGAAAAATTAACTAGTATATCAGAATGCGGCAGTGGAGCTTAAGCCTGGCCAAAGGAAACCACAACCTCTCCTCATTCTTCAAATGTCTTAAGAAATCACTTGATTTAAGTTAACAAATTTGTTAAACATAACATGATAGCTTGGCCCCCTCTTACATCTGTCATCAAGCTCAGCCACTGTCAGCATGATACATAGTTGTAATGGCACTCAAAAGTATATGATGAACCACAAGCTAGTGCACTTATGATTGTGGCCTCATATAGTTTTTTCCCTGTTAAATTTTAGTTTTGTGTGGTAGGTGGGAAGAAACTTTTGTTACCTATTAATGTGTTATGATTTTGTCAGGTGATCTATAACTCAGCAATGTCCCTAGCTGGAGTTGATGCTCATGAATGTGTCATGGTGGGTGATTCACTGCACCACGACATCAAAGGGGCAAATGCATCAGGAATCGCATCTGCGTTCATTACTGGAGGGATTCATGCAGCTGAACTTGGGCTCAGTGAATCTGGAGAAACTACTGGGGAGGATGCCGTCAATACACTCTGTAGCAAGCATGGATCATATCCCTCATATGTTTTGCCTTCATTTACATGGTAGAAACGCGGTCCAGTTATTTCTTTTGGGGTGCACCCTTAACACCGGAAAGTGATTTTAGGCAAATACTGTTCTGGAAGAGTCGCAGGAGGATGAAAGCCCTTGGAGGCATTACTTTCTGTACTTAATAATTGCCATGATTGTTCGATAATCGTTGATTTTGATCAATAGAAGCTGGACGCACTTATGCTATGAAGTTAAGAGCTTGAGAAAGGAGATTTAATTGTTTCTCGTCAAACTTTCAAGAAAGAATAATCCAAATGAAACATTGCTTATTTCAGTTCAGCACGACAACTAGCATGTGATCACTGAATAAATTTCAGGACAATGGAACCAGGATGGAAATTTTCCTATACTTTCCTTTGTAGTCTCTTTTCTCTCGAACATGCAGCTTTTCGTATTCCAGTCTCTCAAGATTCAAGAATGTGACCTAGCAACTCTACAGCTTAAACAAGTGCCAATGCTAATTAAAATTGTCTCATTTGAACTGAAAATGGGTTAATGGCTTAAATTAAAAAAGACCAAACTGAATGCCAAAACAAGTTTAAGATTACTAAAAATCACTGTTTGTCCTTCATCAGGTGATTTCTTGTTTGCATTGTGATGATCACGGTATCTGCTTCTGTTTCAGAAAACGATgaaaaatgttaatgataaaCCAAAAATGTTGTTATGAAAGAGGCGATTAAATAATGAGCTTTTTGAGATTTGTGCTAACTATAATTACTGTAAATGAGATTTGTCCACTTCAAACATGGACCCATGGTATTGTAAGTTCATTATGTAAAAACACTCCAGCATATCTATATAATTATGTCATTTTACTTTGATAATATATCTATTATAAAGAAGAGTGGGGGTAGGGTTTAGGGCTATTGCACAATGATCACGCATCGCTAATATATAGTGACAACAAGTGATGTGtttttttccctttccttttACGTTTGTTCAGTACCATTTGACAAGCACCGTCTCGCATCGTTATCCTCAATCCACCACCTATGTTCGTAGCTTGCGGCCATTTCTGAGGTTATCTCCTTCTCTAACTCCAGTACCACCTACGCTCGTCAACATTTAAATTCTAATGGTTAACCCAATACGATCTTGTCGTCCAGCAATCACTAGCGCCCACGACCGATTTTGGGTTGGAATGGATATCACTAGCTCCAAGCCCTCAAGCAGCGGAGCCAGCCCCCATGCACACGCGAGCTCTTGCTCCGACGGCAGGCAGCGGCGTTATAGCCTCGGTGAGCTCCGACCCCGACGGCAAAGGAACAGCTCCAACAGCAGCGACGAGCAGCAGAGGACGCCTTCAAGCATGTCGTCGGATGCACACCTCATTTCCAGGCCGTAACCCACCCCTCCCCATGGGACAAAACGGCCGGGAAAAGAGCCCCTCGTTTCCCCCATCCCTATCCGGCTGGAGCCCTATCTCCTTTATCATCCCCACTTCCCTCGTGCTATGAAACAATGCAACAGCTTCATTTGACATGCCATTTTGCCGCATACCTGCATCATCTGATAGGGCATTTGTAAATTATCAAGCTAAAAAAGTGATTATTGATTTATATTTGCTAGCAATAAGAACATAAGCATGTTTTCATAGACTTGCCCGGTGATCAAGGCATTCCACGTCACAACATCCTTGTCAATGGTGCCATCAAACACGCGCCTAGCCTCTGCCATCTCTCCACACTTCTCATACATCCCCACAAGCGCCGAGCCAATGAGCGAGTCCACCTCCATCCCTGCAGACCTCACCCACTCCTCCACCCACCTCCCTAGAACCATGTTGCCGGCATCCCTGCACGCCGTGAGCACAACTGCCACTGTCACCCCGTTGGGCGCCACCGTACCCTCTGCAACCATCGACCGGAACATCGCTTCCACCTCAGCCACCATCACTACCCGCTCGTATGCCTTGATCATAGAGTTTCACGAGACGACGTAGTGGTGGGGAATTCCGTCGAACACCCTGCGCGCAGCAAGATGATCACCGAGGTAGGAGTACATGGTGATCAGGGAGTGGACGGTGTGGTCATGGTCCCTGAGCCCAAGCTTCTCAATAAGCGCGTGGgcggagcgagcgagcgagcgctCGGGATGGGATGCGCGCCGCAGCGAGGAGCAAGAAGGGGAGCATGTAGGTGTCGAGGCGGAGCCCGAAGCGGAGCATGCGGAGGAGCAGGCGAAGGGTGGTGCCCGGGCGCGAGGTGGCAAAGAAGCGGAACGTGACATTGTATGAGAAGGCGGTGGGGGGCGGGtgggaagagaggaggagggcaTAGTCGGAGGCGGCATTGGTAACGGCGACCGTggcggaggagagagagaggagcttGGAGAGGAAGTGGTAGTAGGGAAAGGGGCGGTTGGAGTGGGAGAGGAAATGGTCGTGGAGCTGCTTGACGGTGGCGAGGGAGCGGCACCGCGGTAGGAGCGTGGAAGCGGCGACGGCGGAGGTGGAGCTGGCGAGCATTGTTTTTTTTTAACGAATACATGTACGAAATCTGCATAATGTATCTCTAGTTGTAATAAAAAACATTTAAGCCAATTTTTTTGGCGAAGCCCTCCGCATCCTATCGCTATAGGCCCAGCCGCTTACGTCTCACGTTGTTACATCGTGCCCGTTGCTTGCGATCACCTCTCCTTCCTAATAGCAGCCTTCCCGCGTGGGCAAAGATCGGTGAGCAGTGCCTTAACATTGGTGAGTGAACAGGAGTGTCTTCTTTCTTCGCGCAGCTGATTCGCCCCCGCTGATGGAACCACTACCACGGCTGGCATCTACAGCTCCGCCTTGCTGGCCGCCCACCTCCTACCGCCTCATCCTTTGCTCACCGCCGCTAATATTGCTGGTcgctcgcccccgccgccgacCCCGGCCACTGGTTATCGTCCGCcacccggccggcggcggggttgcCGTCTGGCTTCGCCGCCCCCAACTCGCCACCACCACCGAGCATACCGCCACCGACGACCATCTCTCTAATCCCGCTGTCGATTGGAGCCCCAGACCCCGGAAACCTAAATCCATAATCCTAATCCCttctgccccgccgccgccagcatcGACCACTGCCCATGTGCGCAGTGGCGCCTCGCCGTCCATACcgaccaccacctccacccccACCCTTCCGCAACCCGGCGGCTATTCTCCGCCGGGTTGGCGCCTGGCGGCTGTTCTCCCTACAGCGCCTAGAGAGGAAATGTATAGTAATATGCGAACGTCAAGTCACCTTCTTTGAGATTTAGAAAGTAAATCAACAGTAGGAACATAAGGTGGGCACCGGAAGTCAGCGAGGACGCGGCTCGCCTCGCCCACCGCTCGACGCAGTCAATCTTGCCCTTCGTGCTGGCCTTCCTCTCGGCACCGGCTCGTAGGATCTCCAGGTCCGGGTCCACCAAACGGCGCTCCAGTGTGTGGCTATGGTGTTCGAGGCGGACGGGTGCTTGGTGGCAGCGTGACGGGAATGGGATCAGAGACCAACCATGGACTCTGGCAACAGCGCTAGCTTTTTAAGTTTATGTTAACCTACCAAAGATTTTATGTAGAGTACAACAATCTAAGGAGGCATAAAATTGGGCAAAGCAACAAGAATAAATTTGCATAAAATTGGGCAAAGCAACAAGAACAAACAAATTTCCAAGACAATGTCTCCAGGGAGGGAGCGACGCCACGGGCACCGTTGTCGTCCGACCAACACACCCGGAAGGCTCACCGGGAGAGGGGAGAGATGGAAGAATAACGCCTTCAAGAAGGTGAACGGCGCCCGAGAGCGGCGTCGTCATTGGCTCGCAAGCAGACTCTAGATTTCACCATCACCCTGTTCCCTCCCTAGGGTCGAAGAAACCATTAGGCACCACCGAGCGCCGCCACGGGGCCGAAACGCCACCACAGCGCAGGCACCCCCGCTGCAGAAGGCCACTAGAAGACGGGCAACCGGAGGCCAGAGGCCAGCAACTGAGCCGTGAGAGCGCCCCCCCCCCAACGATCTGAGGCGAAGGAGCCAAGAGGGAGCGCACCCGGGTAGCGGTGCATGCCAGACGATGGACCGCCCCGGGGTAGCAGAGGCAGCAACGGCGCGGCCACGCCCACCCCGGCCACCGGAGCCACCTGACGCACGCAAGATGACGGGCAGCCCCGGGGcaagtggcggtggcggcgcagcCGCGCGTCCACGCCACCCGGGCCACCAGCACCACCCGGAGCAGGGCCGGCCGGGAAAGGGCACACATGACCCACCGGCGCCCCCGGACCAAGGCCACCAGGGGAGGGCGACGACCCCTACCGAGGGCGACTAGATCTGGACCAAGGGGGTCTGGATCCGGTGAAGAGGAGGCCGGATCCGGCCTCGGCGGCCGGCGGAGAGGCGTCGACCAAGGCCTAGGTTTGGAGGCTGCGGAGAGGGaggtgcgggggggggggggggggggggtggcgagGGCAGGGAGGGAAACGGCGGACAAGGCCAGCTTCGACCGAGCCGCGGGCCGCCGGTGGTAGCGGCCGGAGGTGACATGGAGTTAGAGAGGACCTACCAATAATTTTATGTACAATAATCTAAGGAGGCATAAAATTGGGCACAACATGAAAATCAAACAAATTTGGATCTATCACCATTACATAGGTATACAATGCCAAATTATCGATAGGATCGAGACAATTCCACCTTTGGAACTAGCTGTATGTACCACTAGCAAAATTGGTGAAAACCATTTTAACCACGGTATGCAATATGCTGCACCAATATCTTAGGGAAAACTATAATGCTACATTTGCGCCTCATCACGAAAATGCCCCCAACAAAGCTTTAGTTCTGCTTTTCCATGTTAGCGAAAAATTTAGCGGTGAATGGCTACACAACCCTGCCGGTCAATGCTTCAAGACTATCTCCCCAACTATGATTCAGACTGTAACCTTTGGCGAACTTGCTCGACCAGGAGTTTCAGGTTGTCCTAACAAAAGCAGCGAGTTTGGGGGTTATTATATCAAGGTAACGTCAAATAGAAAACAGAGTGATAATGCAATCGAAGCAGACCAGAATGCATACATTGGTAAGCTCTGGATCACCGGCAAGCTCTTCGAGCATGCTCTGAATGCTGTCATCTTCACCATAAGCCTGAGCAGCAGTCTCAAGGACGGCGCTGAAGATATTCTCTGGAGATTCATGTTGTTCAATGCTCTGTCGAGCTTGAAGGAGATCAAGCTGCCCAAGGAATACAAAAGGTGAGATTCATGTTATTCAATGCAAATAAAAGCTATTATTTACTCAGCGCTCAACGGAATGACTTACCTGAGAGCTGCTGTTGTCAAATACATGTCCTCTCGCTgactcctctcctctccctcacaAGTCTCAACCCAGTCTCTTCTCTCTCCGCCCAAGTCCTCCCCCGTCGAGACGAGTCGCcatcctccccgccgccgcccatccCCGTCCGGCCGGACTGGGATCGACCCCTCGTCACCTCGGTGAGTAGCCCTGCCTTTCTCGGACGGGTTGTTCTGGAGCTCGTGCTTGTTCTAGGGTGCCGCGCTTCTTCACTGCGTCCGTGGGCGGCCAAATCCAAATCTCGCTTCCACTTCCATTGCGTTGGGTTTTGTGTTTTCCGCCGCGGAGGCGCCCCGGGAATCTCCTCCGTTCCGCTCCTCCGTGGTGCGATCGGGTCGCTCTGCGTCGGCGCTCTAGATACATCTAGGCGAGGCTCGAGGGGGGTCACGCTCACGCGTAGCAGGGAGCAGCTGGTTCCATAGGTTAGCGTGGGGGAACGGGAAGCCTAGCGAAAAGTTTGATCTTTTCCACGGGACGCCTGAGCATTCGAGTTGTTTGTGGGTTTTGCGGCGCCTGATCCGTGTGTCCATCTCTCCTGCTGTGTAGGATGGCTGATGATAATCCCCATGGCGCCAGCAGTTCGACGGCGAAACCAGCTGATGATCCGGAGACCACCGTTGAGATCAACATCAAGACCCTGGATTCGCAAGTCCACAAGCTCCGCGTGAACAAGAATGTGAGAACTCTCCTACCTGCTTGGCATTTTAGTGTGCGTCTGTCCGTCTGTTTGAACTATTGTGGAGTAATAGGCCATACCTTTCATGCTGAACTTTAGTTCATGTAGTTAGCATTAGGATGCTTCTTTCTTCCTTTTTATCAGAGGAGCGCCAATATTTCGGAAGAACTTACCGTCACAATTTTAGGCGCCTGTTTCGGTCCTTAAGGAGAAGATAGTTGATGCAACTGGTGTTCCTCTGGATCAGCAGCGGTTGATTTTTAGAGGAAGGGTCTTGAAGGATGATCACCTCCTGTCAGAATACCGTATCCTTTCAGCTTATGCATCTTGCACCAAGGCTATAAGCCTATAAAGCATATACTTGAACCATCTTCTTTTCCGTCACCCTTATCGTTTTGATGAGTTGTACTTTGTAAGCCGTACTGAGTGCATGTTTCCTTATTACCCTTTCCCCCCTAATTGCCTAGTTATGTGCAATGATCGGTTAGTAATGAAATAATTTATTGTTCTGAACTGTAAGGTTAGGGTGATTTGCTGACCTGCAGAATCAGAATATTTGCTTGTAAGCTGGTTAGTAGGTTGTTTAATGCCATATCAAGTGCATTCTCAGCTGAAATTCATGCAACCCTATGCAGAATGCTTCATACTATGCGGAGGCTAGTGCTAGATTATTGTCTTCCATCATCTGGTGGTTGGATTTGTTATTTCATAAAGGAGATTACCTCCATATAAATTCCTATTGAAAATTTTGATTTGTGTAAAAcatttttttttccattttccTACTTGCCAGCTTTTCAAATGCTTTGTTGCGTCGTTTACCTTCCTGTGTGTTTGTTTCTCTCTATCTGAATTCTGTCACCTGTATCCTTGACAACCGCAAGATTTGGAAGATGGATTTACATTGCATCTGGTTGCTCGTCGTGCAGCTGAGGGCCAGAATTCTTCTGGGACTTCTGAAGGAAACACACATGCTAATGGTAAGTCATCCTACAGTTGCTGTGTCAGCTACTGAGCTACATCATCTGTTCTAAAATTTGGATATGCTTCCATGATATGTTGCCTACTTGGTGCCTTATTCTGCATATCTGTCATTAGAAAAATAAACCTTCAGTCTAAGGGCTGCAAAAATTTGCTAGTTGTGTTAAGTAATGTTGAATAGTGAGTGCTTAGGTTGGTGCTGAACCTAATTGATCCCTGTTAGTGCTTAGCTACAATAAGATGCTGGACATGGGCCTGATAAAACATTTTTCATTTTTTGTGCAGTAAATTTTGCTGCAAATGGAGGATTATTGGATGATATTTCCAGGGTATGATTCTCTCATTGTTGGGTTTGTCTCCATGAAACTACCTGATTTGCTTGGCTCATGGCTATGGCCTTGTTTGTTTCAGCTTCTGGTCGATTTTGAAGGCTCGATTTTGAGAAATCCAAATCCGAGAATCGAGAGTCCAGGATTCTAGGAGTCATCGGACTTTTGGATTTCTCAAAATTGAGCCTTTAAAAAGCAGCTAGAAGCTGAAGCAAACGGGGCCTATGTCTACATTTGTACTGTACCTTTTTAATTCCTTTTTTTAATTAATTCTCTTGTAACAAACCATAGAGGCTTTGCATTCTGATGGGATGATGGATGACATGGCTAGGGTTTATGCTTTGGTCTAGCGTTTTGTATATTGCCAAAATATAAACCAATTGTTTGACTTGTCAAATGGTACAATGCCCTCTAACTCTTCTCCTATTTGCAGAGTGTTCGGGATCTTCTTGGTTCCTTGGGTGTTGCGATGTCAGGTGGTCTTACCAATACGTCATTTTCGGTAAGAAGGCAGTTCTTCTCATGATCTAATTTGGGTACCTGAGACATCTCAGAGTTTAGTTATTTTATGGCTGCTTTATTAGGTTCCTTTGGCTACTGCACCAGAAGGGGCGAATAATGTCCCTGGAAGAACTCAGCCAGTAAACCCAGCACAACCAGGGTTCTTAGTTCCGAATCATCAAATCCATGTAACACAGCTTCAACCAGGA
The Panicum hallii strain FIL2 chromosome 6, PHallii_v3.1, whole genome shotgun sequence genome window above contains:
- the LOC112897324 gene encoding uncharacterized protein LOC112897324 — its product is MASAASAPVFERVAGIRAIAESSRFKAWFLDQFGVLHDGKKPYPGAILALEKLAVNGAKMVIISNSSRRSSVTMDKLKSLGFDTSCFLATITSGELTHQHLLKRNDPWFAALGRKCIHITWGNRGAISLEGLGLQVVNNVDDAEFILAHGTEALGSPSGDPLPKSLEELEQVLMLGLERRLPMVVANPDYVTVEARDLRVMPGTLAAKYENLGGEVKWMGKPDEVIYNSAMSLAGVDAHECVMVGDSLHHDIKGANASGIASAFITGGIHAAELGLSESGETTGEDAVNTLCSKHGSYPSYVLPSFTW
- the LOC112897326 gene encoding putative pentatricopeptide repeat-containing protein At5g59200, chloroplastic, with the translated sequence MIKAYERVVMVAEVEAMFRSMVAEGTVAPNGVTVAVVLTACRDAGNMVLGRWVEEWVRSAGMEVDSLIGSALVGMYEKCGEMAEARRVFDGTIDKDVVTWNALITGYAAKWHVK